One Nonomuraea angiospora DNA segment encodes these proteins:
- a CDS encoding diacylglycerol/lipid kinase family protein has translation MSELRTKDEHTEAIRRDRKVAVVVNTRSRRGRRHYFEVIEQIHNLGFEPLVELSVYNPKRLRELLDSALATKPDLLVVGGGDGTLSSAVRHVAHRDVALGVLPLGTTNNFARSLGLPLDLAGAIRVFAEGKVADIDLGMADDRPFANLASFGVSVEVAGKVKPWLKRIVGRPAYPLTALTILPGHTPFRAYITVEGQRHELLTHQLNIANGRFHGGWQVAKDISIDNGMLVAYQLGSGKKLRLLGETLIRATTGRWRSLAGGPFVVGREMLLETDPPMAADVDGEVRLRTPIRLRVVPNGVRVMVPSSFEDR, from the coding sequence ATGAGCGAATTGCGCACCAAAGACGAGCACACCGAGGCGATCCGGAGAGATCGCAAGGTGGCAGTGGTGGTGAACACTCGCTCGCGCCGCGGCCGCCGCCACTACTTCGAGGTGATCGAGCAGATCCACAACCTCGGCTTCGAGCCGCTGGTGGAGCTGTCGGTCTACAACCCCAAGCGGCTGCGCGAGCTGCTCGACTCGGCCCTGGCCACCAAGCCCGATCTGCTCGTCGTGGGCGGCGGCGACGGCACGCTCTCCTCGGCCGTGCGCCACGTGGCCCACCGCGACGTGGCGCTCGGGGTGCTCCCGCTGGGCACCACCAACAACTTCGCCCGCAGCCTCGGCCTGCCGCTCGACCTGGCGGGGGCGATCAGGGTGTTCGCCGAGGGCAAGGTGGCCGACATCGACCTGGGCATGGCCGACGACCGGCCCTTCGCCAACCTGGCCAGCTTCGGGGTGTCCGTCGAGGTGGCGGGCAAGGTCAAGCCGTGGCTCAAGCGCATCGTGGGGCGCCCGGCCTACCCGCTGACCGCCCTGACGATCCTGCCGGGGCACACGCCGTTCCGGGCGTACATCACGGTCGAGGGGCAGCGCCACGAGCTGCTCACCCACCAGCTCAACATCGCCAACGGCCGCTTCCACGGCGGCTGGCAGGTGGCCAAGGACATCAGCATCGACAACGGCATGCTGGTGGCCTACCAGCTCGGCTCGGGCAAGAAGCTGCGCCTGCTCGGCGAGACCCTGATCAGGGCGACCACCGGGCGGTGGCGCAGCCTGGCCGGCGGGCCGTTCGTGGTGGGGCGCGAGATGCTGCTGGAGACCGACCCGCCGATGGCGGCCGACGTGGACGGCGAGGTGCGGCTGCGCACCCCGATCCGGCTGCGCGTGGTCCCCAACGGCGTGCGCGTGATGGTGCCCTCCTCCTTCGAGGACCGCTGA
- a CDS encoding immune inhibitor A domain-containing protein, with product MPSTKRLLAALPAVALLGAALSAPTAQAASVADYKPTAADYYINYVPPAVEKDPQEPSVNDKNQRSLSPAQKFDRKFTSGNPAAGRILAARENEAIRTGRNPAEWIFKNSKQTRTAKLLTILVEFNEQANDDFSGFNRLRTTDSDPNDCVVEPPGTLKNGPLHNNIPNPATLPHKDNNSFWVKDFSPEHFNKMLYTDKGITERVRPDLKDPRDGKPGIDISGYTMKKMYEEMSKGAYSVTGSAVGWIKVPHSEAWYGAAACGGPPQDMSGHPGNPRGAQQLPIDVVDSLVKSQPSFPWADYDVEDVADADGDGNFNEPDGVIDHLVLVHAGKDKSSDGGAEGTYAIWAHSSAVAGGYKIPGTDKKISNYIVQPEDSGVGVFAHEYGHDLGLPDLYDTSGQASSAVDFWDLMSSGSHSGPIFQSMPSHMGLWDKWVLGWANPKTFNPGDASKLVTVGQSSRTPKLTEDGVRVNLASTPLKMIDVHSGANAWWSGLDQDWANLTVTRDVPVPAGTDLKFWMWNNYVIEQDWDFGFVEISTDGGQTWAQQKVFDEAGTEVSTPDDYPDPNKNLHAFGEKKYGLTGDSGGWRHDYVNLTPFAGKTIKLRLTYNTDAAFQERGWHADDFQLTNGGTAVWSDDVENGDNGWKAVGGTFTNTSGTGWTRNNGSREISRFYLAEWRNFDGFDKGLQYAYDTDYSRDGAWKVQKLKYNAPGLLVWYRDSTFINNNVGSTLRLPPSLGPKGSLLVVDSHFDPLRRTGTAAEKDPTLQKNLQGRVQSSNAAFGFGKTYPFKECLEAADEPFSAYCTDLPAQKGVPAFTDAKTWFPGLEVIGTGLYYRDSDASVVVPSKGDQTYSTRVVHQDGTPATELYGQVAAGSVLGTGNPGDEGKALGVQFKLVSPLPGNLGAIVQVVPPKK from the coding sequence GTGCCCAGCACGAAGCGCTTATTAGCAGCATTGCCGGCGGTCGCCCTTCTCGGCGCCGCCCTGTCCGCTCCCACGGCTCAGGCGGCGTCCGTCGCCGACTACAAGCCCACCGCGGCGGACTACTACATCAACTACGTGCCTCCGGCGGTGGAGAAGGACCCGCAGGAGCCGTCGGTCAACGACAAGAACCAGCGCTCGCTCAGTCCGGCACAGAAGTTCGACCGCAAGTTCACCAGTGGAAATCCGGCCGCCGGCCGCATTCTCGCCGCCCGCGAGAACGAGGCCATCAGGACTGGCCGCAATCCCGCTGAGTGGATTTTCAAGAACTCCAAGCAGACCCGCACGGCCAAGCTCCTGACGATCCTCGTCGAGTTCAACGAGCAGGCCAACGACGACTTCTCGGGCTTCAACCGGCTGCGCACGACCGACAGCGACCCCAACGACTGCGTCGTGGAGCCGCCCGGCACGCTCAAGAACGGGCCGCTGCACAACAACATCCCCAACCCGGCCACGCTGCCGCACAAGGACAACAACTCCTTCTGGGTCAAGGACTTCAGCCCCGAGCACTTCAACAAGATGCTCTACACCGACAAGGGCATCACCGAGCGCGTCCGCCCCGACCTGAAGGACCCGCGCGACGGCAAGCCGGGCATCGACATCTCCGGCTACACGATGAAGAAGATGTACGAGGAGATGTCCAAGGGCGCCTACTCCGTCACCGGCTCGGCGGTCGGCTGGATCAAGGTCCCGCACTCCGAGGCCTGGTACGGCGCCGCGGCCTGCGGCGGTCCTCCCCAGGACATGTCCGGCCACCCCGGCAACCCGCGCGGCGCCCAGCAGCTGCCCATCGACGTGGTGGACAGCCTGGTCAAGTCCCAGCCGAGCTTCCCGTGGGCCGACTACGACGTCGAGGACGTCGCCGACGCCGACGGTGACGGCAACTTCAACGAGCCCGACGGCGTGATCGACCACCTGGTGCTGGTGCACGCCGGCAAGGACAAGTCCTCCGACGGCGGCGCCGAGGGCACGTACGCGATCTGGGCGCACTCCAGCGCGGTCGCCGGCGGCTACAAGATCCCCGGCACCGACAAGAAGATCTCCAACTACATCGTGCAGCCCGAGGACTCCGGCGTCGGCGTCTTCGCCCACGAGTACGGCCACGACCTGGGCCTGCCCGACCTGTACGACACCTCGGGCCAGGCCAGCTCGGCCGTGGACTTCTGGGACCTGATGTCCAGCGGCTCCCACTCCGGCCCGATCTTCCAGTCGATGCCGTCGCACATGGGCCTGTGGGACAAGTGGGTGCTCGGCTGGGCGAACCCGAAGACGTTCAACCCGGGCGACGCCTCCAAGCTCGTCACGGTCGGACAGTCCTCGCGCACGCCCAAGCTCACCGAGGACGGCGTCCGGGTCAACCTGGCCTCCACGCCGCTCAAGATGATCGACGTCCACAGCGGCGCGAACGCCTGGTGGAGCGGTCTCGACCAGGACTGGGCCAACCTCACTGTGACCCGCGACGTGCCCGTCCCCGCCGGGACCGATCTCAAGTTCTGGATGTGGAACAACTACGTCATCGAGCAGGACTGGGACTTCGGCTTCGTCGAGATCTCGACCGACGGCGGCCAGACCTGGGCCCAGCAGAAGGTCTTCGACGAGGCCGGCACCGAGGTCAGCACGCCCGACGACTACCCGGACCCGAACAAGAACCTGCACGCCTTCGGCGAGAAGAAGTACGGCCTCACCGGTGACAGCGGTGGCTGGCGGCACGACTACGTCAACCTGACGCCGTTCGCCGGGAAGACGATCAAGCTGCGGCTGACGTACAACACCGACGCCGCCTTCCAGGAGCGCGGCTGGCACGCCGACGACTTCCAGCTCACCAACGGCGGCACGGCCGTGTGGAGCGACGACGTCGAGAACGGCGACAACGGGTGGAAGGCCGTCGGCGGCACGTTCACCAACACCAGCGGCACCGGCTGGACCCGCAACAACGGCTCTCGCGAGATCTCCCGGTTCTACCTGGCCGAGTGGCGCAACTTCGACGGCTTCGACAAGGGCCTGCAGTACGCCTACGACACCGACTACTCCCGCGACGGGGCGTGGAAGGTGCAGAAGCTGAAGTACAACGCGCCGGGCCTGCTGGTGTGGTACCGCGACTCGACGTTCATCAACAACAACGTCGGCAGCACCCTGCGGCTCCCGCCGAGCCTCGGTCCGAAGGGCAGCCTGCTGGTCGTGGACTCGCACTTCGACCCGCTGCGCCGCACCGGGACCGCGGCCGAGAAGGACCCGACGCTGCAGAAGAACCTCCAGGGACGCGTCCAGTCGTCCAACGCCGCGTTCGGGTTCGGCAAGACGTACCCGTTCAAGGAGTGCCTGGAGGCGGCGGACGAGCCGTTCAGCGCGTACTGCACGGACCTGCCCGCGCAGAAGGGCGTCCCGGCCTTCACCGACGCGAAGACCTGGTTCCCGGGCCTCGAGGTGATCGGCACCGGTCTCTACTACCGTGACTCCGACGCCTCGGTGGTCGTGCCGTCGAAGGGCGACCAGACGTACAGCACTCGCGTGGTGCACCAGGACGGCACCCCCGCCACGGAGCTGTACGGCCAGGTGGCCGCCGGCTCGGTGCTCGGCACCGGCAACCCCGGTGACGAGGGCAAGGCGCTGGGCGTTCAGTTCAAGCTGGTGAGCCCGCTGCCGGGCAACCTGGGCGCCATCGTCCAGGTCGTCCCGCCGAAGAAGTGA
- a CDS encoding fumarate reductase subunit D, with product MRRTLEPYLWLLFSGGGVVAALVLPVLVLLFGVLMPLGVVGWPAPEQLGALLDPVPVRLALLAVAVLCLFHAAHRIRFTSEELLGLARFDLVIALICYGGAVAGGIVAGLVLF from the coding sequence ATGAGACGCACCCTGGAGCCGTACCTGTGGCTGCTCTTCAGCGGCGGGGGAGTGGTGGCGGCGCTGGTGCTGCCGGTGCTCGTGCTGCTCTTCGGGGTGCTCATGCCGCTCGGCGTGGTCGGCTGGCCCGCCCCCGAGCAGCTGGGCGCGCTGCTCGACCCCGTGCCGGTACGGCTCGCGCTGCTCGCGGTCGCCGTGCTGTGCCTCTTCCACGCCGCGCACCGGATCAGGTTCACCAGCGAGGAACTGCTCGGCCTCGCCAGATTCGACCTGGTCATCGCGTTGATCTGTTACGGGGGCGCCGTCGCGGGCGGGATCGTGGCCGGGCTCGTATTGTTCTGA
- a CDS encoding fumarate reductase subunit C produces MTTAYRPPRDNLWFVRTRHCAVFVLRELTSVFVAWSIVFVLMFADALRGGALQEFAALAARPWMIAINVLALAATVFHTITFLNLAPKATVVRLDGWRVPAWMIQGGNHSAWVAISLLIAYFVLRSP; encoded by the coding sequence ATGACGACCGCCTACCGCCCGCCGCGCGACAACCTCTGGTTCGTCCGCACCCGCCACTGCGCGGTGTTCGTGCTGCGCGAGCTGACCAGCGTCTTCGTGGCCTGGTCGATCGTCTTCGTGCTGATGTTCGCCGACGCGCTGCGCGGCGGCGCCCTCCAGGAGTTCGCCGCGCTGGCCGCCCGGCCGTGGATGATCGCGATCAACGTGCTCGCGCTGGCCGCGACCGTCTTCCACACGATCACGTTCCTCAACCTCGCCCCCAAGGCCACGGTCGTCCGCCTGGACGGCTGGCGGGTGCCCGCCTGGATGATCCAGGGCGGCAACCACTCGGCCTGGGTGGCGATCTCCCTCCTCATCGCCTACTTCGTCCTGAGGTCGCCATGA
- the sdhB gene encoding succinate dehydrogenase iron-sulfur subunit gives MTDIRVEVARYRPGQDEEPVFQGYDVPLVADWAVLDGLNYIKDQLDGSLSYRWSCRMGVCGSCGMTVNGEPRLTCGTFLTEFGGGPIRIEPLKGFPVIRDLVVDIDGFLAKLSSVRPWLVREGEELPLSAEYAQTPEQLEAYKQYSMCINCLLCYSACPVYVLDPDFLGPAAIALAQRYNLDSRDMGDRFDVLNQEDAVWGCTFVGECTRVCPKHVDPAEAIQRYKVTAALRSVLPWSRR, from the coding sequence GTGACTGACATCAGGGTCGAGGTGGCCCGGTACCGGCCCGGGCAGGACGAGGAGCCGGTGTTCCAGGGGTACGACGTGCCGCTCGTGGCCGACTGGGCGGTCCTCGACGGCCTCAACTACATCAAGGACCAGCTCGACGGCAGCCTGTCCTACCGCTGGTCGTGCCGGATGGGCGTGTGCGGCTCGTGCGGCATGACGGTCAACGGCGAGCCCAGGCTGACCTGCGGCACCTTCCTCACCGAGTTCGGCGGGGGCCCGATCAGGATCGAGCCGCTGAAGGGCTTCCCGGTCATCAGGGACCTGGTCGTGGACATCGACGGGTTCCTGGCCAAGCTGTCGTCCGTGCGGCCCTGGCTGGTCAGGGAGGGCGAGGAGCTGCCGCTGAGCGCCGAGTACGCCCAGACGCCCGAGCAGTTGGAGGCGTACAAGCAGTACAGCATGTGCATCAACTGCCTGCTCTGCTACTCGGCCTGCCCCGTCTACGTGCTCGACCCCGACTTCCTCGGCCCGGCCGCCATCGCGCTCGCCCAGCGCTACAACCTGGACTCGCGCGACATGGGCGACCGGTTCGACGTGCTCAACCAGGAGGACGCCGTCTGGGGGTGCACCTTCGTCGGGGAGTGCACGCGGGTCTGCCCCAAGCACGTGGACCCGGCCGAGGCCATCCAGCGCTACAAGGTGACCGCCGCCCTGCGCTCGGTCCTGCCGTGGAGCAGGCGATGA
- the frdA gene encoding fumarate reductase (quinol) flavoprotein subunit yields the protein MIDVLIVGGGGAGLRAAVAVAESDPSLKVAVVSKVYPMRSHTVSAEGGAAGVIGLGDTLDEHCYDTISGGDWLCDQDAVEAFVAEAPQELIQLEHWGCPWSREGDGRVAVRPFGGMKKMRTWYAADKTGFHLLHTLFQTTLKYQDVLRYDEWYVTKLVVDDGRVHGVVAVEIRTGRIETIAARTVILATGGCGRVFPFTTNAAIKTGDGMALAYRAGAPLKDMEFVQYHPTGLPFTGILITEAARAEGGWLINKDGYRYLQDYDLGRPTPTPKLRSMELGPRDRLSQAFVHEQQKGRTVDTPYGPVVYLDLRHLGEGKIDARIPFVRELCRSYQNLDPATDLIPVRPVVHYMMGGVHTDIDGATPVAGLFAAGETACVSINGANRLGSNSLPECLVFGRRAGIAAAEFARSHRDGEPPAVRSQGDDERRRLERVREGSSTGERIADLREEMQHTLEGAAGIYRAGDVLTKAADTLAGLRERAEEVRIDDTSTAFNTELINLQELHTMLEVAQTIVACALNRRESRGAHQRTDFPARDDAAYLAHSLVHRAPDGTPSVGLLPVTITRWPPGERVYGRD from the coding sequence ATGATCGACGTGCTCATCGTCGGAGGAGGCGGAGCGGGCCTGCGGGCGGCCGTCGCGGTTGCCGAGAGCGACCCGTCCTTGAAGGTGGCGGTCGTCTCGAAGGTCTATCCCATGCGCAGCCACACCGTCTCCGCCGAGGGCGGCGCCGCCGGGGTGATCGGCCTCGGCGACACGCTCGACGAGCACTGCTACGACACGATCTCCGGCGGTGACTGGCTGTGCGACCAGGACGCCGTCGAGGCGTTCGTGGCCGAGGCCCCCCAGGAGCTGATCCAGCTCGAACACTGGGGCTGCCCATGGAGCCGGGAGGGCGACGGGCGCGTGGCGGTCCGCCCGTTCGGCGGCATGAAGAAGATGCGCACCTGGTACGCGGCCGACAAAACGGGCTTTCACCTCTTGCACACCTTGTTCCAAACAACCCTGAAATATCAGGACGTGTTGCGGTATGACGAGTGGTACGTCACCAAGCTCGTCGTCGACGACGGCCGCGTCCACGGCGTCGTGGCCGTCGAGATCAGGACCGGCCGCATCGAGACCATCGCCGCCAGGACCGTCATCCTGGCCACCGGCGGCTGCGGCCGGGTCTTCCCCTTCACCACCAACGCCGCCATCAAGACCGGCGACGGCATGGCCCTGGCCTACCGGGCGGGAGCGCCGCTGAAGGATATGGAGTTCGTCCAGTACCACCCCACGGGCCTGCCGTTCACCGGCATCCTCATCACCGAGGCGGCCAGGGCCGAGGGCGGCTGGCTGATCAACAAGGACGGCTACCGCTACCTCCAGGACTACGACCTCGGCAGGCCCACGCCCACCCCGAAGCTGCGCAGCATGGAGCTGGGCCCGCGCGACCGGCTCTCCCAGGCGTTCGTCCACGAGCAGCAGAAGGGCCGCACGGTGGACACCCCGTACGGCCCGGTCGTCTACCTGGATTTGCGCCACCTGGGCGAGGGCAAGATCGACGCCCGCATCCCGTTCGTGCGCGAGCTGTGCCGCAGCTACCAGAACCTCGACCCGGCCACCGACCTCATCCCGGTGCGCCCGGTCGTGCACTACATGATGGGCGGCGTCCACACCGACATCGACGGCGCCACCCCCGTCGCGGGGCTGTTCGCGGCGGGGGAGACCGCCTGCGTGAGCATCAACGGCGCCAACCGGCTCGGCTCCAACTCGCTGCCGGAGTGCCTGGTCTTCGGCCGCCGGGCCGGGATCGCCGCCGCCGAGTTCGCCAGGTCGCACCGGGACGGCGAGCCGCCCGCCGTGCGGAGCCAGGGGGACGACGAGCGGCGCCGGTTGGAACGCGTCCGGGAGGGCAGCAGCACCGGTGAGCGCATCGCCGACCTGCGGGAGGAGATGCAGCACACGCTCGAAGGGGCCGCCGGCATCTACCGCGCGGGCGACGTGCTCACCAAGGCCGCCGACACGCTCGCGGGGCTGCGCGAGCGCGCCGAGGAGGTCCGCATCGACGACACGAGCACCGCGTTCAACACCGAGTTGATCAACCTTCAGGAGCTGCACACCATGCTGGAGGTCGCGCAGACCATCGTGGCCTGCGCGCTGAACCGGCGGGAGTCGCGCGGCGCGCACCAGCGCACCGACTTCCCCGCCAGGGACGACGCCGCCTACCTCGCGCACTCGCTGGTGCACCGCGCGCCCGACGGCACCCCGTCCGTCGGGCTGCTGCCCGTGACGATCACCCGCTGGCCTCCGGGAGAAAGGGTGTACGGACGTGACTGA
- the ctaD gene encoding aa3-type cytochrome oxidase subunit I, producing the protein MTTVRETSIEQVRRRRTGTVIASWLSTTDHKVIGYLYLITSFGFFLVAGVMAMIIRAELVSPGMQLVTQQQYNQLFTIHGTVMLLLFATPLFAGFANVVMPLQIGAPDVAFPRLNAVAYWLFLFGGLMVVAGFLTPGGAADFGWFAYTPLSTALYSPQIGGDLWIMGLALSGLGTILGSVNFIATIIGMRAPGMIMFRVPLFTWNVLLTSMMVLMAFPVLAAALLVLESDRKLGTQVFHSENGGALLWQHLFWFFGHPEVYIIALPFFGIISEVIPVFSRKPLFGYLGLVGATITIAGLSMTVWAHHMFPTGQVLLPFFSLMTFLIAVPTGVKFFNWIGTMWRGHLSFETPMLFAVGFLATFLIGGLTGVILASPPLDFHISDTYFVVAHFHYVVFGTVVFAMFSGFYFWWPKMTGRMLDDRLGKLHFWTLFIGFHTTFLVQHWLGQLGMPRRYADYSPGDGFTALNEISSAGAFLLGASTLPFLYNVWKTARYAPKVTLDDPWGYGNSLEWATSCPPPRHNFVSMPPIRSERPAFDLHYPHEQPELPSAGEQEGERDEASEAEPRPENPD; encoded by the coding sequence GTGACGACTGTTCGCGAGACCTCGATCGAGCAGGTCAGGCGCCGCCGCACCGGGACCGTCATCGCCTCCTGGCTGTCGACGACCGACCACAAGGTCATCGGGTATCTCTACCTGATCACCTCGTTCGGGTTCTTCCTCGTGGCCGGCGTCATGGCCATGATCATCAGGGCCGAGCTCGTCTCCCCCGGCATGCAACTGGTCACCCAGCAGCAGTACAACCAGCTCTTCACCATCCACGGCACGGTGATGCTGCTGCTGTTCGCCACCCCGCTGTTCGCCGGGTTCGCGAACGTGGTCATGCCGCTGCAGATCGGCGCGCCCGACGTGGCCTTCCCCCGGCTGAACGCGGTCGCGTACTGGCTGTTCCTGTTCGGCGGGCTGATGGTGGTGGCCGGGTTCCTCACCCCGGGCGGGGCGGCGGACTTCGGCTGGTTCGCCTACACGCCGCTGTCGACGGCGCTGTACTCGCCGCAGATCGGCGGCGACCTGTGGATCATGGGCCTGGCGCTGTCGGGTCTCGGCACGATCCTCGGCTCGGTCAACTTCATCGCCACGATCATCGGCATGCGGGCGCCCGGCATGATCATGTTCCGGGTGCCGCTGTTCACCTGGAACGTGCTGCTGACCAGCATGATGGTGCTGATGGCGTTCCCCGTGCTGGCCGCGGCGCTGCTCGTGCTGGAGTCGGACCGCAAGCTGGGCACGCAGGTCTTCCACAGCGAGAACGGCGGCGCGCTGCTCTGGCAGCACCTGTTCTGGTTCTTCGGCCACCCCGAGGTCTACATCATCGCGCTGCCGTTCTTCGGGATCATCTCCGAGGTGATCCCGGTCTTCAGCCGCAAGCCGCTGTTCGGCTACCTGGGGCTCGTCGGCGCGACGATCACCATCGCCGGGCTGTCGATGACCGTCTGGGCGCACCACATGTTCCCCACCGGCCAGGTGCTGCTGCCGTTCTTCTCGCTCATGACGTTCCTCATCGCGGTGCCGACCGGGGTGAAGTTCTTCAACTGGATCGGCACGATGTGGCGGGGCCATCTGAGCTTCGAGACGCCGATGCTCTTCGCGGTCGGCTTCCTGGCGACGTTCCTGATCGGGGGGCTCACCGGGGTCATCCTGGCCTCGCCGCCGCTCGACTTCCACATCAGCGACACCTACTTCGTGGTCGCGCACTTCCACTACGTCGTCTTCGGCACGGTCGTGTTCGCCATGTTCTCCGGCTTCTACTTCTGGTGGCCGAAGATGACCGGCCGGATGCTCGACGACCGCCTCGGCAAGCTGCACTTCTGGACGCTGTTCATCGGCTTCCACACCACGTTCCTGGTGCAGCACTGGCTCGGCCAGCTCGGCATGCCCCGCCGGTACGCCGACTACAGCCCGGGCGACGGCTTCACCGCGCTCAACGAGATCTCCTCCGCCGGGGCGTTCCTGCTCGGAGCCTCGACGCTGCCGTTCCTCTACAACGTCTGGAAGACGGCCAGGTACGCGCCCAAGGTCACCCTCGACGACCCGTGGGGGTACGGCAACTCCCTCGAATGGGCCACCAGTTGCCCGCCCCCGCGCCACAACTTCGTCAGCATGCCCCCGATCCGCTCCGAGCGGCCCGCCTTCGACCTGCACTACCCCCACGAGCAGCCGGAGCTGCCCTCAGCGGGGGAGCAGGAGGGTGAGCGCGACGAGGCCTCCGAGGCCGAGCCCCGCCCGGAGAATCCCGACTGA
- a CDS encoding TIGR03619 family F420-dependent LLM class oxidoreductase: MTLGFHMPNGYAGAGRRGAARIAALAEELGYDSLWTADHVVLPSPRVEPSPLEPGAPLLDAVVSLAFLAAHTERILLATGCVVLPQRDPLVLAKQLASVDVLSGGRLVFGVVAGYLEPELRALGVPLEGRGERTAEYLRAMRALWEQDAPAFHGRYVSFEGVDAHPRPLRRVPVVMGGHTRAAHRRAAELADGWYGWMLGLRAAAAQVESVRAEAAAAGTTPHVSVTPARPLDPATVRAYAEAGVDRLILAHRPGLSLAEVEDFLRRNAPGRLLSLLA; this comes from the coding sequence ATGACGCTCGGATTTCACATGCCCAACGGCTACGCCGGCGCCGGCCGCCGCGGCGCCGCCAGGATCGCCGCGCTGGCGGAGGAGCTGGGCTACGACTCGCTGTGGACGGCCGACCACGTCGTCCTGCCCAGCCCGCGGGTCGAGCCCTCGCCGCTCGAACCCGGCGCCCCGCTGCTGGACGCCGTGGTCTCGCTGGCCTTCCTGGCCGCGCACACCGAGCGGATCCTGCTGGCCACCGGCTGCGTGGTGCTGCCCCAGCGCGACCCGCTGGTGCTGGCCAAGCAGCTGGCGAGCGTGGACGTGCTCAGCGGCGGGCGGCTGGTGTTCGGGGTCGTGGCCGGCTACCTGGAGCCGGAGCTGCGCGCGCTCGGCGTGCCCCTGGAGGGCCGCGGCGAGCGCACGGCCGAGTACCTGCGGGCGATGCGCGCGCTGTGGGAGCAGGACGCGCCCGCCTTCCACGGCCGGTACGTGTCCTTCGAGGGCGTTGACGCCCACCCCCGCCCGCTCCGGCGCGTGCCGGTCGTCATGGGCGGCCACACGCGCGCCGCGCACCGGCGGGCCGCCGAGCTGGCCGACGGCTGGTACGGCTGGATGCTGGGCCTGCGGGCGGCGGCGGCCCAGGTGGAGTCCGTACGCGCCGAGGCCGCGGCGGCGGGCACGACCCCGCACGTCTCGGTCACCCCGGCCCGCCCTCTCGACCCCGCGACCGTGCGCGCCTACGCGGAGGCGGGGGTGGACCGGCTCATCCTGGCCCACCGCCCCGGGCTGTCCCTGGCGGAGGTGGAGGACTTCCTGCGCCGCAACGCGCCCGGCCGCCTCCTCTCCCTCCTCGCCTGA